A genomic region of Candidatus Paceibacterota bacterium contains the following coding sequences:
- a CDS encoding DUF1015 family protein gives MPNETYQDLGVLVPEIMLPREGTDMTKWAVVACDQYTSQPEYWNKVEALVDGAPSTLRITLPE, from the coding sequence ATGCCAAACGAAACGTATCAAGATTTAGGAGTACTTGTACCAGAAATCATGCTTCCACGTGAAGGAACAGATATGACAAAGTGGGCGGTGGTCGCCTGCGATCAGTACACCTCTCAGCCCGAATATTGGAATAAAGTTGAAGCCCTTGTTGACGGAGCGCCATCGACACTCCGCATCACCCTTCCTGAG